The following are from one region of the Ruficoccus sp. ZRK36 genome:
- the ychF gene encoding redox-regulated ATPase YchF encodes MLQAGIVGLPNVGKSTLFNALTRTRKAEAANYPFCTIEPNVGVVEVPDERLAPLAEIGGTKTIIPAAIEFVDIAGLVAGASKGEGLGNKFLANIREVDAIVHVVRCFEDDDIIHNMGRIDPVSDIEVINTELVLADLESVERQVNTWAKKAKSGDKEAQAHTALLNRIIAHTGEGKPVITMDLTDEERVLLKFYNLLSAKKVLYACNVKEDELADADNLPLVQKVAAWAAEHHGAGYCPICARVEEELGELSPEDAAEYLESLGIKDSGCNRLIREAYSLLGLASYFTTGEKETRAWTFSLGLKAPQCAAVIHTDFEKKFIKAEVVSYDDLIAAGSIHAAREAGKYRLEGKEYLFEDGDVALFKIGG; translated from the coding sequence ATGCTCCAAGCCGGTATTGTCGGACTGCCCAACGTGGGCAAAAGCACCCTTTTCAACGCCCTTACGCGCACCCGCAAGGCTGAGGCCGCGAACTATCCGTTCTGCACCATCGAGCCGAATGTCGGCGTCGTGGAAGTGCCGGACGAGCGCCTCGCCCCGCTGGCCGAGATTGGCGGCACCAAGACGATCATCCCCGCAGCCATCGAGTTCGTGGACATCGCCGGGCTCGTCGCTGGAGCCAGCAAGGGTGAAGGCCTGGGGAACAAGTTTCTCGCCAACATCCGCGAGGTGGACGCCATCGTGCACGTCGTGCGCTGCTTCGAGGACGACGACATCATCCACAACATGGGCCGCATCGACCCGGTCAGCGACATCGAGGTCATCAACACCGAGCTGGTGCTGGCCGACCTCGAAAGCGTTGAGCGCCAGGTCAACACCTGGGCCAAGAAGGCCAAGAGCGGTGACAAGGAAGCCCAGGCCCACACCGCCCTGCTCAACCGCATCATCGCCCACACCGGCGAGGGCAAGCCCGTCATCACAATGGATTTGACGGACGAAGAGCGCGTACTGCTGAAATTTTATAACCTCCTCTCGGCCAAAAAAGTCCTCTACGCCTGCAACGTGAAGGAAGACGAGCTGGCCGACGCCGACAACCTCCCGCTCGTGCAAAAGGTCGCCGCCTGGGCCGCCGAGCACCACGGTGCCGGTTACTGCCCGATCTGCGCCCGCGTCGAGGAGGAGCTGGGCGAGCTCTCCCCCGAGGACGCCGCCGAATACCTGGAGAGCCTCGGCATCAAGGACAGCGGCTGCAACCGCCTCATCCGCGAGGCCTACAGCCTGCTCGGGCTGGCCAGCTACTTCACCACCGGGGAGAAGGAAACCCGCGCCTGGACCTTTTCGCTCGGCCTCAAGGCCCCTCAGTGCGCCGCCGTCATCCACACCGATTTCGAGAAAAAGTTCATCAAGGCCGAAGTCGTCTCCTACGACGATCTCATCGCCGCAGGCTCCATCCACGCCGCGCGCGAAGCCGGTAAGTACCGCCTCGAAGGCAAGGAGTACCTCTTTGAGGATGGCGACGTGGCTCTCTTCAAGATCGGCGGCTAG
- a CDS encoding biotin/lipoyl-containing protein, which yields MKKLRITVENKTYEVEVEVIGQDDAAPVAVAPVARPVAAAAAAAPAPAAAPAAAPAAAAAGDVVSPLSAVVVSVDVKPGQAVKEGDKLITLEAMKMNTFVNAPAAGTVSAIHVSAGNSVEEGQPLLALS from the coding sequence ATGAAGAAGCTACGCATTACGGTTGAAAATAAAACCTACGAGGTTGAGGTCGAAGTGATCGGCCAGGACGACGCCGCTCCGGTGGCTGTTGCCCCTGTTGCCCGCCCGGTCGCTGCTGCCGCAGCCGCCGCGCCCGCTCCGGCTGCTGCCCCTGCTGCGGCTCCCGCCGCTGCTGCCGCTGGCGATGTGGTCAGCCCGCTGTCCGCAGTGGTTGTCTCGGTCGACGTCAAGCCCGGCCAGGCTGTCAAGGAAGGCGACAAGCTGATCACGCTCGAAGCCATGAAGATGAACACCTTTGTCAACGCTCCGGCCGCCGGTACCGTTTCGGCTATTCACGTGAGCGCCGGTAACTCTGTCGAAGAAGGTCAACCGCTGCTGGCGCTGAGCTAA
- a CDS encoding serine protease, with amino-acid sequence MKPFIHLLLLGLLAALAPLTSRAETYVALPNNSFAVRYPINQGKIKLYPSQSFEIVSENKDAYYIKYDFGDAVHIIEIPKRKNGRIISTREGNTVDIAGMVVINADKGIILIEKGSAYPVTASHDNKLELIVPVGSGQRRVPFPANLFRLVEEQRYREATAEENKSAVAAADQEPNLPTLDVEELERLAEAEKARAAKVHAAARIDSHSRPPSPPDAVGLVTNAQGSGTGFLARLNGVVYFFTNSHVVGSGRDLKIRLRNGTELKPLLVELAADRDLARISIAEQPPALNVTVHADIGDKVTVYGNSAGAGVITEIRGKIVGDAFDRIETTAKFVPGNSGSPIVNKKDTVVAVATYAIFNPSDKFDWTMAGSGFDKVRRFGVKLDPAITWVPFHPEALAMINARIIAAEAALEQSSMIMSSYYDDPFAPIVIPGIDNPRLAQWITAHNAVVKEYASLEGKRYTMSERNKVINIIRNRGRAKGRSLTDFFREQADEMKNLPLIPRTGHHADRIEKLEQGFTQLATVNESLNQGLW; translated from the coding sequence ATGAAGCCTTTCATTCACCTCCTCCTGCTCGGCTTACTGGCCGCGCTTGCGCCCTTAACTTCACGCGCCGAGACCTACGTCGCGTTGCCTAACAACAGCTTCGCTGTCCGCTACCCGATCAACCAGGGCAAGATTAAGCTCTACCCTTCGCAATCCTTCGAGATCGTCAGCGAGAACAAAGACGCGTACTACATCAAGTACGACTTCGGGGACGCCGTCCACATCATCGAGATCCCCAAGCGCAAGAACGGCCGTATCATCAGCACACGCGAGGGCAATACCGTCGACATCGCCGGGATGGTCGTCATCAACGCAGACAAGGGCATCATTCTGATCGAAAAAGGCAGCGCCTACCCCGTCACCGCCTCGCACGATAACAAGCTCGAGCTCATCGTCCCGGTCGGCAGCGGTCAGCGCCGTGTGCCTTTCCCGGCCAATCTTTTTCGCCTCGTCGAGGAGCAGCGCTACCGCGAAGCCACCGCCGAGGAGAACAAATCCGCTGTCGCTGCGGCGGACCAGGAGCCCAATCTTCCCACGCTTGATGTGGAAGAACTGGAAAGACTCGCCGAAGCCGAGAAGGCACGCGCGGCAAAGGTTCACGCCGCGGCCCGTATAGACAGCCACTCCCGCCCTCCTTCGCCCCCGGACGCCGTGGGGCTGGTTACCAACGCCCAGGGCTCCGGCACGGGCTTCCTCGCCCGCCTCAACGGTGTGGTCTACTTTTTCACCAACAGCCATGTGGTCGGCTCCGGGAGGGACCTGAAGATCCGCCTGCGCAACGGCACCGAGCTCAAGCCCCTGCTGGTCGAGCTGGCCGCCGACCGCGACCTGGCCCGCATCAGTATCGCCGAGCAGCCCCCGGCCCTCAACGTGACCGTCCATGCCGACATCGGCGACAAGGTCACCGTGTATGGCAACAGTGCCGGGGCGGGCGTCATTACCGAGATTCGTGGTAAGATCGTGGGCGATGCCTTTGACCGGATCGAGACCACCGCAAAGTTCGTCCCCGGTAACAGTGGCAGCCCCATCGTCAACAAGAAGGACACCGTCGTCGCCGTGGCCACCTATGCGATATTCAACCCCTCGGATAAGTTCGACTGGACCATGGCAGGATCCGGCTTTGACAAGGTCCGCCGCTTCGGGGTCAAGCTCGACCCGGCCATCACTTGGGTGCCCTTTCACCCGGAGGCGCTCGCCATGATCAACGCGCGCATCATCGCCGCCGAGGCCGCCCTGGAGCAGTCCTCGATGATCATGAGCTCCTACTACGACGACCCCTTCGCGCCCATCGTCATCCCCGGCATCGACAACCCACGACTGGCCCAGTGGATCACCGCTCACAATGCCGTGGTCAAAGAGTATGCATCCCTCGAAGGGAAACGCTACACCATGAGCGAGCGTAACAAGGTCATAAACATCATCCGTAATCGCGGCCGCGCCAAGGGCCGTTCGCTGACCGACTTTTTCCGGGAGCAGGCCGACGAAATGAAAAACCTGCCTCTCATCCCCCGCACCGGCCACCACGCCGACCGCATTGAAAAGCTGGAGCAGGGCTTCACGCAGCTGGCCACCGTTAACGAGTCCCTCAATCAGGGCCTCTGGTAG
- a CDS encoding DHA2 family efflux MFS transporter permease subunit, whose amino-acid sequence MEKQPKQNIYGEDGHPLRYLIVAVVTLASFLEGLDASIITVSLPDMMGSLDASLEQISWVSNGYLLANVIIIPMTGWLAQLFGRKRYFNGSLILFTFASLMCGMSGSLTEIIIWRVLQGIGGGALVATAQAIIYEVFPPREHARAMSLWGLGLMVGPAMGPAIGGYITGILSWPWIFYVTVPFGALAVVLVGLLVPDSAYREKVQKIDLQGLLLLTFAIGSLQYILVEESSLDWSFLGNGMNLSVLCVASIIMFVIRELNIPSPIVDLRILKNVQFTACCLFSFMQALCTLAIVFVTPMLLIDLMGFSALETGMIMFPVAAGTGLSMYIAGKVAHRINPYVLILAGLGIFFFAMFKYSTFSVETPKADLYMPFLLRGIGLGVIFVPLNALAVADLRPDQQANACGLLNLTRQFGSGVGIVIAATILGKVKANFEMVLANAVVPNDPASIVTMSNLDRYFADQGVPLGTSKMYAIKVIEYVNNALASSLAFDRIFAIFGLSLACVIPLLLFMRKRPDAGKPAAAGH is encoded by the coding sequence ATGGAGAAACAACCGAAGCAGAACATCTACGGCGAGGACGGGCACCCGCTGCGCTACCTGATCGTGGCGGTGGTCACGCTGGCGTCCTTCCTGGAGGGACTGGACGCGAGCATCATTACTGTATCGCTGCCCGACATGATGGGCAGCCTCGATGCCTCGCTGGAGCAGATCAGCTGGGTCTCCAACGGCTACCTGCTGGCCAATGTCATCATCATCCCGATGACCGGCTGGCTCGCCCAGCTCTTTGGCCGCAAACGCTACTTCAACGGCTCACTCATCCTCTTTACGTTTGCCAGCCTGATGTGCGGCATGTCTGGCTCGCTGACGGAGATCATCATCTGGCGCGTGCTCCAGGGCATCGGCGGGGGCGCGCTCGTGGCCACCGCGCAGGCGATCATCTACGAGGTCTTCCCCCCGCGCGAGCACGCACGGGCCATGTCACTCTGGGGGCTCGGGTTAATGGTTGGCCCGGCCATGGGCCCGGCGATCGGCGGCTACATCACCGGTATTCTTTCGTGGCCGTGGATCTTCTACGTCACCGTCCCCTTCGGGGCTCTGGCCGTCGTGCTGGTCGGCCTGCTCGTACCGGACTCGGCCTACCGGGAAAAGGTCCAGAAGATCGACCTGCAGGGGCTGCTCCTGCTGACCTTTGCCATCGGCTCGCTCCAGTACATCCTGGTGGAGGAATCCAGCCTCGACTGGAGCTTCCTCGGTAACGGCATGAACCTCTCCGTCCTGTGCGTCGCGAGCATCATCATGTTTGTGATCCGCGAGCTGAATATCCCCTCCCCGATTGTTGACCTGCGGATTCTGAAAAATGTGCAGTTCACCGCCTGCTGCCTGTTCAGTTTCATGCAGGCGCTGTGTACGCTGGCCATCGTGTTTGTGACGCCGATGCTCCTCATCGACCTGATGGGCTTCTCCGCACTGGAGACGGGGATGATTATGTTCCCGGTGGCGGCGGGGACCGGGCTGAGCATGTACATCGCCGGTAAGGTCGCCCACCGCATCAACCCCTATGTCCTGATCCTGGCCGGGCTGGGGATTTTCTTTTTTGCCATGTTCAAGTACAGCACCTTCAGCGTCGAGACGCCGAAGGCCGACCTGTACATGCCCTTCCTGCTGCGCGGCATCGGCCTGGGGGTGATCTTCGTACCGCTCAATGCCCTGGCCGTGGCAGACCTGCGCCCCGATCAGCAGGCCAACGCCTGCGGCCTGCTCAACCTCACCCGGCAGTTCGGCAGTGGCGTGGGCATCGTGATCGCGGCCACCATTCTGGGTAAGGTGAAGGCGAACTTCGAGATGGTCCTCGCCAACGCGGTCGTCCCCAACGACCCGGCGTCCATCGTGACCATGAGTAATCTTGACCGCTACTTCGCAGACCAGGGTGTGCCCCTGGGCACCTCGAAGATGTACGCGATCAAAGTCATCGAGTACGTCAACAACGCCCTGGCCAGCAGCCTCGCCTTTGACCGCATCTTCGCTATCTTCGGGCTGAGTCTGGCCTGCGTCATCCCGTTGCTGTTATTCATGCGTAAGCGCCCCGATGCCGGTAAACCCGCTGCCGCCGGGCACTAG
- a CDS encoding class I SAM-dependent methyltransferase, producing the protein MEPETAKKFFRQPKVVEHYAAAANRVGLWHSEEKIFTRLFNWDDSLLELGCGAGRIAVGLWEIGYRYITALDYSREMVTEARRINEMFEYGIFFHQGDATALKYDDETYEGAIFGFNGLMQIPGRENRRRAMREINRVLVPGSWFVFTTHDRDAHWRKSFWKEQKKLWKDGNQHPDLEMFGDLYYEPPEGGMMFIHTPTCNEIREDLKSAGFRIEADVLRHQLANEPPLVREFADECRFWVAQKPEK; encoded by the coding sequence ATGGAACCTGAAACGGCCAAGAAGTTTTTCCGACAGCCCAAGGTGGTGGAGCATTACGCCGCCGCCGCTAACCGCGTCGGACTTTGGCACTCCGAAGAGAAGATTTTTACCCGCCTGTTCAACTGGGACGATTCGCTGCTGGAGCTGGGCTGCGGCGCGGGCCGCATCGCGGTAGGCCTGTGGGAGATCGGCTACCGCTACATCACTGCGCTCGATTATTCCCGCGAGATGGTGACCGAGGCCCGCCGCATCAACGAGATGTTCGAGTACGGCATATTCTTTCACCAGGGGGATGCCACTGCGCTCAAGTACGACGACGAGACCTACGAGGGGGCGATCTTCGGCTTCAACGGCCTGATGCAGATCCCCGGCCGGGAGAATCGCCGCCGGGCCATGCGCGAGATCAACCGCGTGCTCGTGCCGGGCTCATGGTTTGTCTTTACCACGCACGACCGGGATGCGCACTGGCGCAAGTCTTTCTGGAAAGAGCAGAAGAAGCTCTGGAAGGACGGCAACCAGCACCCCGACCTGGAAATGTTTGGCGACCTCTATTACGAGCCGCCGGAGGGTGGAATGATGTTCATCCATACGCCCACCTGCAACGAGATCCGCGAAGACCTGAAGTCCGCCGGCTTCCGGATCGAGGCCGATGTGCTGCGCCACCAGCTCGCCAACGAGCCGCCTTTGGTGCGCGAGTTTGCCGATGAGTGCCGCTTTTGGGTCGCCCAGAAGCCCGAGAAATAG
- the rplU gene encoding 50S ribosomal protein L21, protein MKAIIKTQGRQFTVSEGDILIVNRYPETNSGDTVTIDTVLSLGEGQDASIGTPTVEGASVTAKVLENKRGEKVRIFKKKRRHGYERRRGHRQELSVIKIESIKG, encoded by the coding sequence ATGAAAGCGATTATCAAAACCCAGGGGCGTCAATTTACCGTATCCGAAGGAGATATCCTGATCGTAAACCGTTACCCTGAAACCAATTCGGGCGACACCGTTACGATCGACACCGTTCTGTCTCTGGGCGAAGGCCAAGACGCCAGCATCGGTACCCCGACTGTAGAGGGCGCCAGCGTCACCGCCAAGGTACTCGAAAACAAGCGCGGCGAAAAGGTCCGTATCTTTAAGAAGAAGCGTCGCCACGGCTACGAACGTCGCCGCGGGCATCGTCAGGAGCTTTCCGTCATCAAGATTGAATCCATCAAGGGCTAA
- a CDS encoding sodium ion-translocating decarboxylase subunit beta yields MSEIINLLQNTGFFHLDWRMLVMWGVVAVLLYLAVRHNFEPLLLVPIAFGALLANLPTEGMVNKPAGKLISPVSGTVVAINAELQRNVIMPAVPIERVGHLTKFGDEGSLVNLFEEENAIENIEERTLVAIIRPNKGDEELLQKRISVPFNDTTIQVSPEDYLVWAEASGDVSRIFVGAGQVVSKGEPLMEVYSEHTGGLYHYISLGILLELFPPLIFLGVGALTDFGPLIANPRTLLLGAAAQFGVFATFIGAIMLGFSAQAAGAIGIIGGADGPTSIFLANALAPDLLAPIAVAAYSYMALVPLIQPPIMNALTTKAERKIRMKSLRKVSKLEKLIFALVVTIFCILLVPPAAPLIGMLLLGNFLRECGVTERLSKAAQNELINVVTIFLGTSVGITMTGERFLRAETLKILALGVIAFGVSTAAGLLMAKFMNLVSKNKINPLIGSAGVSAVPMAARVSQVEGVKNDPNNFLLMHAMGPNVAGVIGTALVAGYFISVLAQH; encoded by the coding sequence ATGAGCGAAATAATCAATCTATTACAAAACACAGGCTTCTTCCACCTGGACTGGCGCATGCTGGTCATGTGGGGAGTGGTGGCTGTGCTGTTGTATCTGGCAGTACGTCACAACTTTGAACCGCTCCTGCTGGTCCCGATCGCCTTCGGCGCTCTGCTGGCCAACCTGCCGACCGAAGGCATGGTCAACAAGCCCGCCGGCAAGCTGATCTCGCCGGTCAGTGGTACGGTGGTCGCCATCAATGCTGAACTCCAGCGAAACGTCATCATGCCAGCCGTGCCCATTGAGCGCGTCGGGCACCTGACGAAGTTCGGGGATGAAGGCAGCCTGGTGAATCTCTTTGAAGAAGAGAACGCGATCGAGAACATCGAAGAGCGTACGCTGGTAGCCATCATTCGCCCCAACAAGGGCGACGAGGAGCTGCTGCAAAAGCGCATCAGCGTGCCGTTTAACGATACGACGATCCAGGTCAGCCCCGAAGACTATCTGGTCTGGGCCGAAGCCTCCGGTGATGTTAGCCGGATCTTTGTCGGCGCCGGTCAGGTTGTCTCAAAGGGTGAACCCCTGATGGAGGTCTACAGCGAGCACACGGGTGGTCTTTACCACTACATCTCGCTGGGTATCCTGCTGGAGCTGTTCCCGCCGCTGATCTTCCTCGGTGTGGGTGCTCTGACCGACTTTGGTCCGCTGATCGCTAATCCGCGCACACTGCTGCTCGGGGCTGCTGCTCAGTTCGGCGTTTTCGCGACCTTCATTGGTGCGATCATGCTCGGATTCAGCGCACAGGCTGCGGGGGCTATCGGGATCATTGGTGGGGCTGACGGCCCGACATCGATCTTCCTGGCTAACGCCCTGGCTCCGGACCTGCTGGCTCCGATCGCTGTGGCCGCCTACAGCTACATGGCTCTGGTGCCGCTGATTCAGCCGCCGATCATGAATGCCCTGACGACTAAGGCCGAGCGCAAGATCCGCATGAAGTCCCTGCGCAAGGTCTCGAAGCTCGAGAAGCTGATCTTCGCCCTGGTCGTGACGATCTTCTGTATCCTGCTGGTTCCGCCGGCAGCGCCGCTGATCGGTATGCTCCTGCTGGGTAACTTCCTGCGTGAGTGTGGCGTGACCGAGCGTCTGTCCAAGGCTGCCCAGAATGAGCTGATCAATGTCGTGACGATCTTCCTCGGTACCAGTGTTGGTATCACCATGACCGGTGAGCGCTTCCTGCGCGCCGAAACGCTGAAGATTCTCGCTCTCGGTGTGATCGCCTTCGGGGTGTCCACGGCTGCTGGTCTGTTGATGGCCAAGTTCATGAACCTGGTCTCCAAGAACAAGATCAACCCGCTGATCGGCTCTGCCGGTGTCTCCGCTGTGCCGATGGCCGCCCGTGTCTCGCAGGTGGAGGGTGTCAAGAATGACCCGAACAACTTCCTGCTCATGCACGCCATGGGCCCGAATGTGGCCGGTGTTATCGGGACTGCCCTCGTGGCCGGGTACTTCATCAGCGTGCTGGCTCAGCACTAA
- a CDS encoding hotdog domain-containing protein encodes MKFYSRKWIRPADLNAHGNLFGGQLLQWIDEEAAIFAMCQLNNNPHIVTKFISEIDFKASAKPRDIIELGMDVVEFGTSSITLCCEVRNKVTKDTIITIDRIVFVAIDAEGRPMPHGCKKVIP; translated from the coding sequence ATGAAATTCTACAGCCGCAAATGGATCCGCCCGGCAGACCTCAACGCCCACGGGAACCTCTTCGGAGGCCAGCTCCTGCAGTGGATCGATGAGGAGGCTGCGATCTTTGCGATGTGCCAGCTCAACAATAACCCGCACATCGTCACGAAGTTCATCTCCGAGATCGACTTCAAGGCCTCCGCCAAGCCCCGCGACATCATCGAGCTGGGCATGGACGTGGTCGAGTTTGGCACCAGTTCCATCACCCTGTGCTGCGAAGTCCGCAACAAGGTGACCAAAGACACCATCATCACGATCGACCGCATCGTCTTTGTCGCCATCGACGCCGAGGGCCGCCCCATGCCCCATGGATGCAAGAAAGTGATTCCCTGA
- the rpmA gene encoding 50S ribosomal protein L27, translating into MAHKKGQGTSKNGRDSKPKMLGVKKYSGERVIAGNILMRQRGTKMHPGKNVGLGRDFTLFALKDGVVAWDRAHRKVNIVEEVAASN; encoded by the coding sequence ATGGCACACAAAAAAGGCCAGGGAACTTCCAAGAACGGGCGCGACAGCAAGCCCAAGATGCTTGGAGTCAAGAAGTACAGCGGCGAGCGCGTAATCGCAGGTAACATCCTGATGCGCCAGCGCGGTACCAAAATGCATCCGGGTAAGAATGTCGGCCTCGGCCGCGACTTCACGCTCTTCGCCCTCAAGGACGGCGTTGTTGCCTGGGACCGCGCCCACCGCAAGGTCAACATCGTCGAGGAAGTTGCCGCCAGCAACTAA
- the trmD gene encoding tRNA (guanosine(37)-N1)-methyltransferase TrmD, with product MLSKIDLLTLFPKMAEGFLTESILGRASTHGLLDINIHNLRDWSTDKHHKVDDRPFGGGAGMVLMPEPLFAAIEEIKTPDTTTIYLCPDGEPLSTPMARELAELPHLLLISGHYEGVDQRVRDALVDREVSIGDYVLTNGTLPAAVLIDCVARQIPGVLGEEKSLTQDSFNDNFLTFPQFTRPAEYRGMKVPEVLLSGDHAAIERWREEERRRQTRLRRPDLNP from the coding sequence ATGTTGAGCAAAATTGATTTGCTGACGCTCTTCCCGAAAATGGCGGAGGGCTTTCTGACCGAGAGTATCCTCGGACGGGCTTCGACGCATGGGCTGCTCGACATCAATATCCACAATCTGCGGGACTGGTCCACGGACAAGCACCACAAGGTGGATGACCGCCCCTTTGGCGGTGGGGCAGGGATGGTCCTTATGCCGGAGCCGCTTTTCGCGGCCATCGAGGAGATCAAAACTCCCGATACCACAACGATTTACCTATGCCCGGACGGCGAGCCGCTATCGACCCCGATGGCGCGTGAACTGGCTGAACTGCCGCACCTGCTGCTGATCAGTGGCCACTATGAGGGGGTGGACCAGCGGGTCCGCGATGCCCTCGTGGACCGCGAAGTTTCCATCGGCGACTACGTGCTGACAAACGGCACCCTGCCGGCGGCTGTCTTGATCGACTGCGTGGCACGGCAAATTCCTGGTGTATTAGGTGAAGAAAAATCCTTGACGCAGGACAGCTTCAACGACAATTTCCTCACTTTTCCTCAATTCACGCGTCCGGCAGAGTACCGTGGGATGAAGGTTCCCGAAGTGCTACTGAGCGGCGACCACGCTGCCATCGAGCGCTGGAGAGAGGAAGAAAGAAGGAGACAGACCCGCCTGAGAAGGCCCGATCTTAACCCATAA
- the rpsP gene encoding 30S ribosomal protein S16, whose translation MVVTESSHRRDGRHSEVIGNYNPKARGQDVELKLKLDRVDYWMGVGALPTDTARTLINRARREAAAAPAPAAEQTEA comes from the coding sequence ATGGTTGTGACTGAATCCAGCCACCGCCGCGACGGCCGTCACTCCGAAGTGATTGGCAACTACAACCCGAAGGCACGTGGCCAGGACGTCGAGCTTAAGCTCAAGCTTGATCGCGTTGACTACTGGATGGGCGTTGGCGCTCTGCCGACCGATACCGCCCGGACGCTGATCAACCGCGCCCGCCGCGAAGCCGCCGCTGCTCCGGCCCCTGCCGCTGAGCAGACCGAGGCCTAA
- a CDS encoding HlyD family secretion protein, translated as MAEKNENEAKSKPKLHPLVAKLLWPLVIIGAAGFAWFAYVEVQRAHTRVTTDNAEVKSLVVKIFSPEQGYVTAVEAQENDLVKIDQSLVKLDNSYYQWEVERAQANFDLVQSKLGTNSQPGLNAAQLQSAQANVQLINAQLSEAQANLNEAQEQVKDLEAKKDKAGFVQSQLTKAQNNVETWQASVNTLQKQSLFSQKQLAEQQANQRLSGYNLDQAKAELEQARLRLNNTDIRSPIEGYVAQNNISPGVLVQSNQYLMAVISKSDTWITANIKESKIEQIQVDYPVIISLDAFSGETFYGEVESISPAAGSEFALIPRNNASGNFIKTEALIPVRIRILDPKQKARMLPGMSATVTIMTDPLDENDKQVVAYRKAKAAIEAGEKKEKSATPAPEGSHSPTSQAAGTAPAPTGTEAKKADAAADTTSQDTSPKEPADPAKTDTSAAPAPSAPATNSSSTTVPTPAPAATQAPGTGSDNQSPTDTAPAETSTTAPASTDVATTTSAVQDVAERNNPGSVGTDGR; from the coding sequence ATGGCTGAGAAAAACGAAAACGAGGCAAAGTCCAAGCCCAAACTGCATCCGCTGGTGGCCAAACTGCTCTGGCCGCTCGTCATCATCGGAGCCGCCGGCTTCGCTTGGTTCGCTTATGTGGAGGTCCAGCGCGCGCATACCCGCGTGACCACCGACAATGCCGAGGTCAAAAGCCTCGTGGTTAAAATTTTCTCCCCCGAGCAGGGCTATGTCACGGCGGTCGAGGCCCAGGAGAACGACCTTGTCAAAATCGACCAGAGCCTCGTCAAGCTCGACAACAGCTACTACCAGTGGGAGGTCGAGCGGGCGCAGGCGAACTTCGACCTCGTCCAGTCCAAGCTCGGCACAAACAGCCAGCCCGGGCTAAACGCCGCCCAGCTTCAGAGCGCGCAGGCCAACGTCCAACTGATCAACGCCCAGCTCTCCGAGGCTCAGGCCAATCTGAACGAAGCTCAGGAGCAGGTGAAGGACCTTGAAGCGAAAAAGGACAAGGCGGGCTTTGTCCAGTCCCAGCTCACCAAGGCTCAGAACAACGTAGAAACCTGGCAGGCCAGCGTAAACACCCTGCAGAAGCAGTCCCTCTTTTCCCAGAAACAGCTCGCCGAGCAGCAGGCCAACCAGCGCCTCAGCGGCTACAACCTCGACCAGGCCAAGGCCGAACTCGAGCAGGCCCGCCTGCGCCTTAATAATACCGACATCCGCAGCCCGATCGAGGGCTATGTCGCCCAGAACAACATCAGCCCCGGCGTCCTCGTCCAGTCCAACCAGTACCTGATGGCCGTCATCTCCAAGTCCGACACCTGGATAACGGCTAATATTAAAGAGAGCAAAATCGAGCAGATTCAGGTCGATTACCCGGTGATCATCTCTCTGGATGCCTTCTCGGGCGAAACCTTTTACGGCGAGGTCGAGAGCATCAGCCCGGCCGCCGGATCGGAGTTCGCACTCATCCCCCGCAACAACGCTAGCGGTAACTTTATCAAGACCGAGGCCCTTATCCCGGTGCGCATCCGCATCCTCGACCCCAAGCAAAAGGCCCGCATGCTTCCCGGCATGAGCGCAACGGTCACGATCATGACGGACCCGCTCGACGAAAACGACAAGCAGGTCGTCGCCTACCGCAAGGCCAAGGCAGCCATCGAGGCAGGTGAGAAAAAGGAAAAGTCCGCCACCCCGGCCCCCGAGGGCAGCCACTCCCCCACCTCGCAGGCCGCGGGTACCGCACCAGCCCCCACCGGGACCGAGGCCAAAAAAGCTGACGCTGCCGCCGACACGACCAGCCAAGATACTTCCCCCAAGGAGCCCGCCGATCCCGCCAAGACGGACACCTCTGCCGCTCCAGCCCCAAGCGCACCGGCCACCAACAGCTCTTCCACAACGGTACCGACACCGGCCCCCGCAGCCACGCAGGCTCCCGGTACGGGCTCGGATAATCAATCCCCTACCGATACCGCCCCGGCTGAAACTTCTACCACCGCACCTGCATCTACGGATGTCGCCACCACTACCAGCGCGGTGCAGGATGTGGCCGAGCGCAACAATCCCGGCTCCGTCGGCACCGACGGGCGCTAA